One region of Acanthopagrus latus isolate v.2019 chromosome 24, fAcaLat1.1, whole genome shotgun sequence genomic DNA includes:
- the LOC119015483 gene encoding L-threonine 3-dehydrogenase, mitochondrial-like — protein MMLVTQLLRGALKHSGSSGEVLMTAVRGISSSPHRFAAFGRTPPPSWPDSDHPKILITGGLGQLGVGLAKLLRKQFGKNNVILSDIRKPPNHVYHNGPFIFSDILDFKNLEEIVVNNNISWLVHYSAVLSAVGESNVTLAKEVNITGLHNILDIATKHALRVFVPSTIGAFGPSSPRDPAPELCVQRPRTIYGVAKVHAELMGEYYHHRYGLDFRCLRYPGIISADSQPGGGTTDYAVQIFHAAVKSGCFECYLRSDTRLPMMYIDDCLRATLEILEAPAETLPSRTYNISAMSFTPHDLTQEIQKVLPDFQVTYNVDPVRQAIADSWPMALEDSAARRDWGWKHEYDLSELVQAMLTHITAGNQLAQAN, from the exons ATGATGCTGGTGACACAGTTGCTGAGGGGTGCACTGAAGCACTCTGGGAGCAGTGGGGAGGTGTTGATGACAGCAGTTCGTGGCATCAGCTCATCCCCACACCGGTTCGCAGCTTTCGGGAgaactcctcctccatcctggcCTGACAGCGACCACCCTAAAATCCTCATCACCG gtGGGCTTGGCCAGCTAGGGGTGGGGCTTGCCAAGTTGTTGAG GAAACAATTTGGAAAAAACAACGTGATCCTGTCTGACATCAGGAAACCCCCCAACCATGTCTACCATAATg GTCCATTCATCTTCTCAGACATCCTGGACTTTAAGAACCTGGAGGAGATAGTggtcaacaacaacatcagctggCTGGTTCACTACTCGGCCGTGCTGTCGGCTGTGGGAGAGAGCAACGTCACGCTGGCCAAGGAGGTCAACATCACGg GTCTCCATAACATATTAGACATAGCAACAAAACATGCTCTGCGTGTGTTTGTCCCCAGCACGATCGGTGCCTTCGGTCCGTCCTCACCCAGAGACCCCGCGCCTgagctgtgtgtgcagagacCACGCACCATCTACGGTGTCGCCAAGGTCCACGCAGAGCTGATGGGGGAG TACTACCACCACAGGTACGGGCTGGATTTCCGCTGCCTCAGGTATCCAGGCATCATTTCGGCTGACTCCCAGCCTGGAGGAGGAACCACAG ACTATGCTGTCCAGATCTTCCATGCAGCTGTGAAGAGCGGGTGTTTTGAATGCTACCTGCGCAGTGACACACGGCTTCCTATGATGTACATTG ATGACTGTCTCAGGGCCACTCTGGAGATCCTGGAGGCTCCGGCAGAAACACTTCCCAGCCGCACTTACAATATCAGCGCCATGAGCTTTACGCCACACGACCTCACCCAGGAGATCCAGAAAGTCCTGCCCGACTTCCAGGTCACCTACAATGTGGATCCTGTCCGACAGGCTATAG CGGACAGCTGGCCGATGGCATTAGAGGACAGCGCTGCGAGGCGGGACTGGGGCTGGAAGCACGAGTACGACCTCTCAGAGTTGGTGCAGGCCATGCTGACACATATTACTGCGGGCAACCAGCTGGCACAGGCCAACTGA
- the c24h8orf74 gene encoding uncharacterized protein C8orf74 homolog has product MDSLTQREIALIARLQREAGVQRLSSHFSWPEFCDERRHFHQEFVYDVAMFAAARGFPWPDVIRAAAMAKGIFPQLDGLDVAKLLSLLRKVLPESLPDLASVHRHEFTKWLTDTCVTRRRLFQAAVGGAANLSIARLHLEVHLPPTPCPLAQGTDVQEWERRRRLAELTSVLLEKEEKLRVLRDGSRVTLREMDFPEDELDEEGVLAVVRAAVRATEDQMMASLTQEASLLSDIMQLKLQQAALSTGGLHNPFRTHHTGSRTGTPSETMQRSAKNK; this is encoded by the exons ATGGATTCCCTTACACAGAGGGAAATAGCGCTGATAGCGAGACTGCAG agagaggctgGTGTGCAGAGGCTCAGCAGTCACTTCTCATGGCCCGAGTTCTGCGACGAGCGACGGCACTTCCATCAGGAGTTCGTTTATGACGTCGCCATGTTCGCCGCGGCCCGTGGCTTCCCCTGGCCCGACGTGATCCGGGCTGCTGCGATGGCCAAGGGCATCTTCCCACAGCTGGATG GCCTCGACGTAGCCAAACTGTTGTCCTTGCTGAGAAAAGTGCTGCCTGAGAGTTTGCCAGACCTCGCCTCTGTCCATCGGCACGAGTTCACCAAGTGGCTCACAGACACCTGCGTCACCCGGAGGAGGCTTTTTCAGGCGGCGGTGGGTGGTGCCGCGAACTTGTCCATCGCTCGGCTACACTTGGAGGTGCATTTGCCGCCCACGCCATGTCCTCTAGCACAG gGCACAGATGTGCAGGAGTGGGAGCGTCGGCGTCGCCTTGCTGAGCTCACCTCAGTGTTGCTcgagaaggaggagaagctgagagTGCTACGTGATGGCTCGAGGGTCACACTAAGGGAGATGGATTTCCCTGAGGATGAGCTGGATGAAGAG GGGGTCCTAGCAGTGGTGCGTGCAGCCGTGAGAGCCACAGAGGACCAGATGATGGCGAGCCTGACCCAAGAGGCCTCCCTGCTCAGTGACATCATGCAGCTCAAACTGCAGCAGGCAGCATTGTCCACCGGGGGGCTCCACAATCCTTTTAGGACACATCACACTGGCTCTCGCACAGGCACACCATCAGAGACAATGCAGCGCtcagcaaaaaacaaataa
- the rp1l1a gene encoding retinitis pigmentosa 1-like 1 protein — protein MESVRAEMWDPRPPSKHASPLSQPAPSYSRLATVTTATPAKRITFYKSGDSQFGGIRMAVHKRSFKCFDALLDDLSQKVPLPFGVRTVTTPRGTHAIKHLEQLQDGGCYLCSDRRQAKPVNMEIAGKRQNMWYHHSHKPHRPETLSATPPGHTPYRQRRILLVKNSEPGMRRSVVLSRRSARSLRAFLDEVSEVMQFHVRKLYTAEGRRIDSVQSLMTCPGVLVCVGREAFSPMLIQFIRKSSEEKLPCLGTKSPSLGPRTPGNGARSPATQGGRSPPHGAQSRASQYSEGHESKKNVNFGLETKKSIIHPRSDSSTRSARFSLSSEKSYSNGVSAYSQARPDVSNEDIEKRVLVNKDGSLSVEMRVRFRLQNDETLQWSTQIKRSPSLTNECCPLGQAPPHYLQQAQSESCSDPDSTSFDPEGVEALQQVSDGSHCPCCHQRQEQQYDLWENPAHSHQRHPVPPQHTSRQTHTVLRQTHSSSSSSSGNSRRVVRCRARLSSCGGGSGSEQSQLVQEEMCVTEQVERRVKVEQDGDTRVEVCRVSRCCSRSEVVSRKSVEDELMVDEGGERPLSAVSSSSRVLQSLKEDQDDDLPPSASQCSHRNEPSPSQTSEIHQDDKPASNMSAGSGCSTEHAKQKGREETGSRAVSAASSCHCGAATPHSAAGAEEVDGAASSRMSRASCRSSKAKIPASEEEGAADDEDEEIRRVVSGLSGCTGLSGGSSASSVCHNCGGCKRGVSSVSSSRASQRSQHPPRASPKPDTPLFTQENASNGSDDDGSDGSAESTQSNKTNLTAHGRISAMSNVQEGRASSSMSGASDLEAVGKEEERAPSAASAVSHKSSRSHKSGCSGIEQKEEERSPSATSAKSHKSTCGCTGEAREEAEGDDAVERALSSLSAKSGASSKTNASVKLGIKVATPTDDTAVEEDETDKRAPSALSVKSCKSKRPDSAMSAKSAKSAKSNVSAKSGTSQTSTCSHCVKAVSPDANAADEAVAETTGQEEAVEVEERAASALSAKSHLSAKSNKSSKSSKASERSPSPRPEPGGDLEKRATSQMSSRSVKSNASAKSSKSCNETAASPSLKVAEEKESEGNEERAASAASSKSHKSDCNENAGASSETGDNRDDGDENFSPAQEPTATAVEDRTPSAMSGKSHMSARSSKSHKSNRTTASPSPNEADGPSVETNEGEQENVERGASALSVKSKSSHRSNASKKSGSSNPNIVTINITEGADKEGNDATERAPSAASVKSGKSRVSSASSRRSNCNGAADADEEVAEESAPSTKSSKHSHGQTLSPRRSPQTQSPKAPATPPSSPQSTGQQLLPGPAVGETRGPSALSVHSIKSSKSGKSKCSCGATSAKKEKEEEEKREDNEEPSERAASILSSSTKRQRRESGGTEQPLSRNSSGSVSLGLPEDHETADSDSGKSSASFHVNTEMKSQVKTPDVPNRNLEGGGSAMSKKSNNNGSKSHNLPAVDIPTIETPGEEGGEQKTARAASAVSSKSNRSHKSCRNCGVKAAAQTLDVNPKEQHASSSSTKAGADLETGSVKSDSTTKASHKTSSAGAEVRSKSRASIKNANAAKTTAGDSGNNDSEKQAVSRPASEAREKDDGAPCLRASSRPCSKVETCSDSILSHSLSAADLLKEVLAAARPHSRHSNASKKSDKPRSEKSRRSRHQLDQEEPRLTPACLPNASPNEVVSDWLRSIPADSSMLEPSDELHVEEGETAVEEKSGEEAAKEEESPGDEKVEDEVEKVEAEEEKEAEEEKEAEEAEEEKSSDPAPGDAEETGPRPLLRDETLPRNWHSSAAVMKVLLSSSTGRCQSMPEVSPVYGRRLSTSARGFLDCLAQLQLIDPGCNQEKDRSQRYDEIMTILQSLWLTEPRDFDAKEAKEVGKDQVTPPRSSSGVDMSSGSGGSGKENGNQGGDETEQNKANEAGSLQEEAGEEEEKAEAEPQEVTTDLAEEQVQSEEQSTVLDSPKATENPSSSDKSSANDSSKSPTDNERETPEDSSSGTPPTVLRAPLSKKPSQDPDPVWILHLLKKLEKQFMSHYVDAMAEFKVRWDLDDSLILNTMMSELRDEVSRRIQSSIEREMRKIQSRAGRLGRSPQPPKGRNLSGDSTTTEKRRQMLRVMKKQSLKTADSLSDGETTGDFSDQRSEDEYCPCDACVRKKMAARPLKTNPLAAEAPVMMEFDLLKILQLKKSPAPAVDPPAPVEEEGDSLFEDKEVKSLEVLQEEEEEDETKEDIRAAIVLEETIPEEDEEDMEGEKEESSAGDEEQNEGESGGEEAGEEETSEHGEEEEEEEAQCQCQCAGAEEEEEDAEETSDNTGEDEAAGDEESAEAEGETGTGEEEEESDKETVREVTAGEGETTENGEGEEEEEEAGGEECEVSDSKPEEEEETTTGKESGEEEPSGDTEDDDSAKNTANEGSPLAEESAEGNVSASAEDGDEEDDGTGEGESNEDTQGGESDQQEREASGEETASPQGVTEGEEADGEDSDTDCKRPSDTSADESGHGGTENEEEKESGVEEEEAAEDTVEEKEEVKKNKKEDCALLHQFTRTSVESQPGSLEDIGTESPHHPVDSIEVPKMAADDVSSGGGAGQRRSRSPGRVKRRKPKECDVELDDI, from the exons ATGGAGTCAGTCCGGGCAGAGATGTGGGACCCCCGCCCCCCATCTAAACATGCCTCGCCCCTCTCCCAGCCAGCGCCCTCCTACTCGCGCCTCGCCACAGTGACCACAGCCACCCCGGCCAAGCGGATCACCTTCTATAAAAGCGGCGACAGCCAGTTCGGGGGCATCAGGATGGCGGTCCACAAGCGCAGCTTCAAATGCTTCGACGCCCTGCTGGACGACCTTTCCCAAAAG GTGCCCCTGCCATTTGGCGTGCGCACCGTGACCACTCCCCGTGGCACCCACGCCATCAAACACCTGGAGCAGCTCCAGGATGGCGGCTGCTACCTCTGCTCTGACCGGCGGCAGGCTAAGCCAGTCAACATGGAGATAGCCGGCAAACGGCAGAACATGTGGTACCATCACAGCCACAAGCCCCATCGGCCTGAAACCCTGTCTGCAACACCGCCCGGCCACACGCCTTACAGGCAGCGACGGATCCTGCTGGTAAAGAACAGCGAGCCGGGGATGAGGAGGAGCGTGGTGCTCAGCAGGAGGTCAGCCAGGAGCCTGAGGGCCTTTCTTGATGAGGTGTCCGAGGTGATGCAGTTTCATGTCCGCAAACTCTACACTGCAGAGGGACGCAGG ATTGACAGCGTGCAAAGCCTGATGACTTGTCCCGGCGTGTTGGTGTGTGTCGGCCGGGAGGCCTTCAGTCCAATGCTGATACAGTTTATCAGGAAGAGCTCAGAGGAGAAACTGCCTTGTCTGGGCACCAAGTCACCTAGTCTTGGCCCCAGGACGCCTGGAAACGGGGCTCGATCCCCTGCTACTCAAGGTGGAAGATCCCCACCTCATGGAGCTCAGTCCAGAGCCAGTCAGTACAGTGAAGGGCATGAAAGCAAGAAAAACG TTAACTTTGGTTTGGAAACCAAAAAGAGCATCATCCACCCTCGCTCGGACTCCTCAACCCGCTCCGCCCGGTTCTCCTTGTCCTCAGAGAAGTCCTACAGCAACGGCGTCAGCGCCTATTCCCAGGCCAGACCGGATGTTTCCAACGAAGACATTGAAAAGCGGGTCTTGGTCAACAAAGACGGCAGCCTCTCAGTGGAGATGAGGGTGCGTTTCCGCCTCCAGAATGACGAGACCCTCCAGTGGTCCACGCAAATTAAGAGATCCCCATCTCTGACCAATGAATGCTGTCCATTGGGCCAGGCCCCGCCCCATTACCTGCAGCAGGCTCAGTCAGAGAGCTGCTCCGACCCTGATTCCACATCCTTCGACCCAGAGGGCGTGGAGGCCCTGCAGCAGGTTTCGGATGGGAGCCACTGCCCCTGCTGCCACCAGAGACAGGAACAGCAGTACGACTTGTGGGAAAACCCAGCACACAGCCACCAACGCCATCCTGTCCCTCCCCAGCATACATCCAGGCAAACCCACACTGTGCTGAGGCAGACGCACTCCTCGAGCTCCTCCTCGTCAGGTAACTCCAGGAGGGTGGTGCGGTGTCGAGCGCGACTCTCCAGTTGCGGAGGAGGCTCGGGTTCAGAGCAGAGCCAACTGGTCCAAGAGGAGATGTGTGTCACTGAGCAGGTTGAGCGTAGAGTTAAGGTGGAGCAGGACGGAGACACCCGTGTGGAGGTGTGCAGAGTAAGCCGGTGCTGCAGCCGCAGTGAGGTAGTTTCCCGCAAGTCAGTCGAGGATGAGCTGATGGTGGACGAAGGGGGCGAACGTCCACTGTCTGCAGTCAGCAGCTCCTCTCGTGTCCTGCAGTCACTGAAAGAGGACCAGGACGATGACTTGCCACCAAGCGCCTCACAATGCAGTCATCGCAATGAACCGTCCCCATCCCAAACATCTGAGATTCACCAGGATGACAAACCAGCAAGTAACATGTCTGCAGGTTCTGGGTGCTCTACAGAACACGCCAAGCAAAAGGGCAGGgaagagacaggaagcagggcAGTGTCGGCAGCCTCTTCCTGTCACTGCGGAGCGGCCACCCCACACTCAGCAGCcggagcagaggaggtggacgGAGCTGCCAGCTCCAGAATGAGCAGAGCCTCCTGCCGGTCCAGCAAAGCCAAGATCCCAGCctcagaggaagagggagctgcagatgatgaggatgaagagatAAGGAGGGTTGTGAGTGGCCTGTCTGGTTGCACAGGACTGTCAGGAGGCTCCAGTGCATCCAGTGTGTGTCATAACTGTGGAGGCTGCAAACGTGGGGTCAGCTCTGTTTCCAGTAGTAGAGCATCACAGAGGTCCCAACATCCCCCCCGAGCCTCTCCAAAGCCTGACAcccctctcttcacccaagAGAACGCCAGTAATGGCAGCGATGACGACGGCTCGGATGGGTCAGCCGAGTCAACACAATCCAACAAGACCAACCTCACTGCCCATGGCCGCATTTCTGCGATGTCAAACGTCCAGGAGGGCAGAGCATCGAGCTCTATGTCTGGGGCATCAGATCTTGAGGCGgtgggaaaagaagaagagagggctCCTAGCGCGGCCTCAGCCGTAAGTCACAAGTCCAGTAGATCACACAAGTCTGGCTGTAGTGGAATCGagcaaaaagaggaggagagaagccCCAGTGCCACGTCGGCCAAGTCTCACAAATCCACCTGCGGCTGCACAGGTGAGGcgagagaggaagcagagggagaTGATGCTGTGGAGAGAGCACTGAGCTCTTTGTCAGCCAAATCTGGTGCTTCTTCCAAGACCAATGCCTCAGTCAAGTTAGGTATTAAGGTCGCCACACCAACTGACGACACAGCTGTGGAAGAGGATGAGACGGACAAAAGAGCTCCCAGCGCGCTCTCTGTTAAGTCCTGCAAGTCAAAAAGGCCTGATAGTGCCATGTCGGCTAAATCCGCTAAGTCAGCTAAATCAAATGTGTCAGCAAAGTCCGGCACATCTCAGACGTCCACCTGCAGTCATTGTGTAAAAGCAGTTTCTCCAGATGCTAATGCAGCTGATGAGGCTGTCGCGGAGACAACAGGACAGGAAGaggcagtggaggtggaggagagagcagcGAGTGCCCTGTCAGCCAAGTCCCATCTGTCTGCCAAGTCCAATAAATCCAGTAAGTCCAGCAAAGCTTCAGAGAGGTCACCCTCTCCCCGACCAGAACCCGGAGGAGATCTAGAGAAAAGGGCAACAAGTCAAATGTCTAGCAGGTCAGTTAAATCTAACGCGTCCGCTAAGTCTTCAAAGTCATGCAATGAGACTGCAGCCTCACCAAGCTTAAAGGTagctgaggagaaagagagtgagggaAATGAAGAGAGGGCCGCCAGTGCAGCGTCTTCTAAATCTCATAAATCTGACTGTAATGAGAACGCAGGAGCAAGTTCTGAAACAGGGGACAATAGAGACGACGGGGACGAAAATTTCTCTCCAGCCCAAGAACCAACAGCGACAGCGGTGGAGGACAGAACCCCCAGTGCCATGTCGGGGAAATCGCACATGTCTGCCAGGTCCTCCAAGTCCCACAAGTCAAACCGAACCACAGCGTCTCCAAGTCCAAATGAAGCCGATGGTCCCTCTGTTGAGACAAATGAGGGAGAGCAGGAAAATGTAGAGCGAGGTGCGAGTGCCTTGTCTGTAAAGTCAAAATCTTCCCACAGGTCAAATGCCAGCAAGAAATCTGGGTCATCAAATCCAAATATTGTCACCATTAACATAACAGAAGGAGCTGACAAGGAAGGAAATGATGCAACGGAGAGAGCGCCGAGCGCCGCGTCGGTTAAATCAGGCAAATCTCGTGTTTCGTCTGCCTCATCACGCAGGTCCAATTGTAACGGAGCAGCTGATGCAGACGAGGAGGTTGCGGAAGAAAGTGCACCAAGCACAAAATCTTCTAAACACTCTCATGGTCAAACTCTCTCACCCAGGAGGTCCCCACAGACCCAGTCACCCAAAGCTCCAGCTACACCCCCCAGCAGTCCTCAATCAACTGGCCAACAGTTGTTGCCTGGTCCTGCTGTTGGAGAGACGAGAGGACCCAGTGCCTTGTCAGTTCACTCCATCAAGTCATCCAAGTCTGGCAAATCCAAGTGTAGCTGTGGAGCCACttcagcaaagaaagaaaaggaagaagaggagaaaagggaagaTAACGAGGAACCTTCTGAGCGGGCTGCCAGCATCCTCTCATCCTCAAccaaaagacagaggagagaatcGGGAGGCACCGAGCAACCACTCAGTCGAAACTCCTCAGGGTCAGTCTCCCTCGGGCTGCCGGAAGACCACGAAACAGCTGACTCAGACAGCGGCAAGTCCAGTGCTTCTTTTCACGTGAACACTGAGATGAAGTCCCAAGTAAAGACTCCCGATGTCCCCAATAGGAACTTGGAGGGAGGGGGCTCTGCCATGTCTAAAAAGTCCAACAATAATGGCAGTAAGTCTCACAATCTTCCGGCAGTCGATATCCCGACTATTGAAACACCAGGAGAAGAAGGTGGGGAGCAAAAAACAGCCAGAGCAGCCAGTGCAGTTTCATCAAAAAGCAACAGGTCTCACAAGTCTTGTCGCAACTGTGGCGTCAAAGCAGCGGCTCAAACGCTTGACGTTAATCCTAAAGAGCAAcatgccagcagcagcagcaccaaagCAGGAGCTGACCTcgaaacaggaagtgtgaagTCCGATTCAACAACAAAAGCTAGCCACAAGACCTCATCGGCAGGCGCTGAAGTTCGCAGCAAATCAAGAGCTAGCATTAAAAATGCTAATGCAGCCAAAACGACTGCTGGAGATTCGGGAAATAATGACTCTGAAAAGCAGGCGGTCAGCAGACCAGCTAGCGAGGCCAGAGAGAAAGACGACGGTGCCCCCTGTCTGCGAGCCAGCTCCAGACCATGCAGCAAAGTGGAGACATGCAGCGACAGCatcctgtctcactctctgtctgctgccgaCCTGCTGAAGGAAGTCTTAGCTGCGGCGCGTCCACACAGCCGACATTCCAACGCCAGCAAAAAAAGCGACAAGCCCAGGAGCGAGAAAAGTCGCAGAAGCAGGCACCAGCTGGATCAGGAGGAGCCAAGACTGACGCCTGCCTGTCTGCCCAACGCTTCGCCCAACGAGGTCGTCAGCGACTGGCTGCGGAGCATTCCCGCCGACAGCAGCATGCTAGAACCGAGCGATGAGCTGCACGTGGAAGAGGGGGAGACGGCGGTGGAGGAGAAATCTGGAGAAGaggcagcaaaggaggaggagagtcccGGAGATGAGAAAGTGGAGGATGAGGTGGAGAAAGttgaggctgaggaggagaaagaagctgaggaggagaaagaagctgaggaagcagaagaggagaagagttCAGATCCAGCTCCAGGTGATGCCGAGGAGACGGGTCCTCGCCCCCTGTTGAGGGATGAGACTCTGCCCAGGAACTGGCACTCTTCAGCTGCCGTGATGAAAGTCCTGCTGAGCTCTTCTACAGGTCGATGTCAGAGCATGCCGGAG GTGTCTCCAGTTTACGGTCGTAGACTAAGCACATCAGCCAGGGGCTTCTTGGACTGTCTGGCCCAGCTCCAGCTCATCGACCCCGGCTGCAACCAGGAGAAGGACCGCAGCCAGCGCTACGATGAAATAATGACCATCCTTCAGTCCCTCTGGCTCACTGAGCCCAGGGACTTTGATGCCAAGGAGGCAAAGGAGGTCGGAAAAGATCAGGTGACTCCGCCGAGGTCGTCATCCGGGGTGGACATGAGCAGTGGCTCTGGCGGATCAGGGAAGGAGAATGGGAATCAAGGTGGAGATGAAACggagcaaaacaaagcaaatgagGCAGGATCGTTACaggaggaggctggagaggaggaggagaaagctgAGGCAGAACCACAGGAAGTCACGACAGACTTAGCCGAGGAACAGGTGCAGAGTGAAGAGCAAAGTACAGTTCTGGACAGCCCCAAAGCCACTGAGAACCCCTCGTCATCGGACAAGAGCTCCGCTAACGACAGCTCCAAATCCCCCACCGATAACGAACGAGAGACGCCAGAGGACTCCAGCTCAGGCACGCCGCCAACTGTCCTACGAGCGCCTTTGTCAAAAAAGCCCTCCCAAGACCCTGATCCGGTGTGGATCCTGCACCTCCTGAAGAAGCTGGAGAAACAGTTCATGAGCCACTACGTCGACGCCATGGCAGAGTTCAAGGTTCGCTGGGACCTAGACGACAGCCTCATCCTGAACACCATGATGTCTGAGCTGAGGGACGAGGTGAGCCGGCGCATCCAGAGCAGCATCGAGCGCGAGATGAGGAAGATTCAGAGTCGTGCCGGCAGACTGGGGAGGTCGCCCCAGCCGCCGAAGGGACGGAACCTGTCCGGGGACTCCACCACGACGGAGAAGAGGCGTCAAATGCTGAGG gtcATGAAAAAACAGTCACTGAAAACGGCTGACTCTCTCAGCGACGGAGAGACGACGGGAGACTTCAGCGACCAGCGGAGCGAGGACGAGTACTGCCCCTGCGATGCCTGTGTCCGCAAGAAAATGGCCGCCCGGCCTCTCAAGACGAACCCGCTGGCGGCCGAAGCGCCAGTGATGATGGAGTTCGACCTCCTGAAgatcctgcagctgaaaaaaagcCCGGCGCCTGCAGTTGATCCACCAGCacctgtggaggaggaaggtgacAGCTTGTTCGAGGACAAGGAGGTGAAGAGTTTAGAGGTgttgcaggaggaagaggaggaggatgaaaccAAAGAGGATATCAGAGCTGCTATTGTTTTAGAAGAGACGATcccagaggaggatgaggaggacatggagggggagaaagaggagagcagcGCGGGCGACGAGGAGCAGAATGAGGGAGAATCAGGCGGTGAGGAGGCCGGGGAAGAGGAGACATCTGaacatggagaggaggaggaggaagaggaggcacaGTGTCAATGCCAGTGTgctggagctgaggaggaagaagaggatgctGAGGAAACCAGTGACAACACGGGTGAGGATGAGGCGGCAGGTGATGAAGAGAGCGCAGAGGCTGAAGGGGAGACCGGAActggggaagaggaagaagagagtgACAAGGAGACAGTGAGAGAAGTGACAGCAGGTGAAGGAGAGACGACTGAAAATGgtgaaggtgaggaggaggaggaggaagcaggggGGGAAGAGTGTGAGGTGTCTGATTCTAagcctgaagaagaagaagaaacaacaacCGGCAAAGAAAGTGGAGAAGAAGAGCCGTCTGGGGATACGGAGGACGACGACTCTGCGAAAAATACCGCAAACGAAGGGTCCCCGCTGGCGGAGGAGTCCGCCGAGGGAAACGTCAGCGCTTCGGCAGAGGATGGGGACGAAGAGGACGACGGCACCGGAGAGGGGGAGTCGAATGAAGACacacagggaggagagagtgaccagcaggagagggaggcatcaggagaggaaacagcCTCACCTCAG GGGGTGACCGAGGGAGAGGAGGCCGACGGTGAGGACTCCGACACCGACTGCAAACGTCCAAGTGACACCAGCGCCGATGAATCAGGACATGGCGGCACTGAAaacgaggaggagaaagagagcggagtcgaggaggaggaggccgcgGAGGACACTGtcgaggagaaggaagaggtgaagaagaacaaaaaggaGGATTGCGCTCTGCTCCATCAGTTCACCAGGACCTCCGTGGAGTCTCAGCCTGGCTCCTTGGAGGACATCGGCACAGAATCACCCCATCACCCCGTGGACTCCATAGAAGTGCCCAAAATGGCTGCTGACGACGTGTCCAGCGGCGGCGGTGCCGGCCAGAGGAGGAGCCGGTCGCCAGGTAGGGTCAAACGGCGCAAACCCAAGGAGTGCGACGTGGAGCTGGATGACATTTAA